The DNA segment ATCAGAAAAGTGTGTAAATTCACCTTGAAATTTAACATTAAAAGCCCCAATAGGGCCGTTTCTTTGTTTGCCAATAATTATTTCAGCATGGTCGGGATTTTCCGTTTCCGAATTATAAACAACATCTCTATAAACAAAAAATATGACATCACCATCTTGTTCTATAGCACCCGATTCTCTTAAGTCTGAAAGCAATGGGCGTTTATCCATTCTACTTTCAAGCGAACGAGATAATTGTGAAAGTGCCAATACCGGAATATCCAATTCTTTGGCTAAAGCTTTTAAAGAACGAGATATTGTAGAAATCTCTTGAGTTCTATTTTCATAATTTCCGGAACCGTTTATAAGTTGCAAGTAATCTATTACTATAAAATCTATTTTAGATTTTGCCTTTAGCTTTCTGGCTTTAGCTCTAAGCTCCATAATATTAAGTCCGGGGCTGTCATCTATAAAAATTTTTGCCTCAGCCAATTGAGCTGCACTATTTGTAAGCTGCATCCACTCATCCGATGTAACGGATGCATTTCTAATTTTTGTATTTGAAATTCTTGATTGTGACGCCAAAAGTCTCAATACCAATTGTTCAGAAGACATTTCAAGCGAAAAAACGCCTACCGCAAATCCTGCCTTCCAAGCATTTATAGCCATATCCATAGCAAGAGCCGTTTTACCCATTGACGGTCTGGCTGCTAAAATTAGCAAATCACCCTTTTGCATCCCACACGTCATACGATCAAACTCTGTAAATCCTGAAGGAACGCCTGTCACACCCTCTCGAGAAGATTTCATCTGGGCCAAATTTTTAAATGTTCGTTTTAAAAGTTCATCCATTTTTAGAAACGTTGGGGGAACCAATTTATTGGAAATTTGAAAAATTTTTTTTTCAGAACTGTCTAAAACCGCATCAATCTCTTTAATATCTTGGTCGTAACAAGTTGAAATTATTTCTGAGGCAGAATTTATTAAATCTCGCAAAATAGATTTATCTTTAACGATTTTTGCATGTTGAATAATCATACCGATTGCCGGTATGTTTTCTTGTAATTCAATCAAATAAACAAGTCCGCCTGCAGACTGAAGCTGCTGTTTCTTTTCAAGAGAATCTTGTAACACTAAAAGATCCAACTGATGATCCCCCTGTCCAACTTCGAGCATTGTTTCATATATTATTTGATGGGATCTATCATAAAAATCTAAAGGTTTTAAAATATCGCTAACAAGCGTAAGATTATTTCCATTTAATAAAATAGCAGCCAGAACAGCTTTTTCGGCATCCAAATTTATAGGTAAATTTTTATTTAAAAAACTAGTTGTCTGGGTAGAACCCTTAT comes from the Candidatus Dependentiae bacterium genome and includes:
- the dnaB gene encoding replicative DNA helicase translates to MSGYNANFKNKNKGSTQTTSFLNKNLPINLDAEKAVLAAILLNGNNLTLVSDILKPLDFYDRSHQIIYETMLEVGQGDHQLDLLVLQDSLEKKQQLQSAGGLVYLIELQENIPAIGMIIQHAKIVKDKSILRDLINSASEIISTCYDQDIKEIDAVLDSSEKKIFQISNKLVPPTFLKMDELLKRTFKNLAQMKSSREGVTGVPSGFTEFDRMTCGMQKGDLLILAARPSMGKTALAMDMAINAWKAGFAVGVFSLEMSSEQLVLRLLASQSRISNTKIRNASVTSDEWMQLTNSAAQLAEAKIFIDDSPGLNIMELRAKARKLKAKSKIDFIVIDYLQLINGSGNYENRTQEISTISRSLKALAKELDIPVLALSQLSRSLESRMDKRPLLSDLRESGAIEQDGDVIFFVYRDVVYNSETENPDHAEIIIGKQRNGPIGAFNVKFQGEFTHFSDLNNDEY